ACCTGGCGCGCATCGGGATATCGGAGAGCAGGCCTTGCGACGACCGGTATCGCTCATCAACCCTCGATGTGGTGGGCCTGAACGCTATAACCGCGACTCTTGTAGGTCTGCCAGCATTCGCGCTTGGCGTTGAGAATGCCCTGGTGCTGGTTGATGATTTCGGCGACTCGCTCGAAGCGTGAAAACCAGGCAGGAATCTGGGGATGCAGGTTGAGCAGGGCCTCGATGCCGGGTTCGGGCGTGTCCTGCCAGCCAATGGTGACCGGTGCGGGAGGCTCGCCTGCCTCACCCAGCAGCGCATGGGGGACGAAGGCATCGAAGCGGAAATTCCACAGCCGTTCATCGAACTCCCGTCCCATAGCTTCATCCTCGGTATGAATGTGCAGACGATACCCCTTGCGATGAATGGTCTCGGCCAGCCGACAGGCGAAGTCGAGGCGGGCGTCGAGTGTGGTCTGGGGAAGAATATAGAAATCGATGCGCGTCATGCGGTGTGCCTGAAAGTGTCTGCAGCGGGTCACGCCTCGGTGCAGGTCGGCCGGGAGCACCCGGCCGACCCGGGGCCTGTCATCGGGTCGGGCAGGAGGGCCTGCCGATGAGTCGGGTCATACGCCGCCGTCGATATCCAGACGGGCGCCGGTAGTGAAGGAAGCCTCGTCGCTGGCCAGCCAGAGTATGCCACCGGCAATCTCGCGTGCTTCGCCGGCACGACCCATGGGAATGCCCTTGCTCGAATTGTCCGGTTTGTCGGGATTGCCGCCGCTGGCATGAATGTCGGTGCGTACGACACCCGGACGAATGGCGTTGACGCGAATACCCTCGGCGGCCACTTCTTTCGCCAGCCCTTCGGTGAAGGTATCGATGGCCCCCTTGGAGGCGGCGTAGTCGACATATTCGCCCGAGCCGCCCCGGTGCGAAGCCGCCGACGAGATGTTGATGATCGAGCCGCCCTGGCCGCCATGCTTCGTGGACATCCGTTTGACGGCTTCACGGGCACACATGAAGGGGCCGGTGACGTTGACGCGCATCATGCGATCGACCCGTTCGAAGCTCATCTCGTCGACGCGGGCGACCTGATCGATGATACCGGCGTTGTTGACCAGCACGTCGAGTCGACCCAACTCGCGGTCGACGGTGTCGAACAGCCGCACGATATCGGCCTCAACCGCCATGTCGGCCTGCACGGCAATGGCGCGTCCGCCTGCCTGTTCAATCTCGCTGACGACCCGCTCGGCGGCTTCCGAGTCGCTGCGATAGTTGATGGCGACCTGATAGCCACGTTCGGCAGCCAGTGTCGCAGTGGCGGCCCCGATGCCGCGGCTGCCGCCGGTAATGAGCATGGTCCGGCTCATGACGTCTCTCCCTGGTTGCATGATCAGTTCCAAGGCAGGGCGAAGTGTTTTTCACCCTGCCTGTACAAGGCTCAGGCGAGCCGGGTCAGCCAGCCATGGGTATCCTCGGCCCGGCCATACTGCAGATCGAGCAGCTGTTTGCGCAGGCGCTTGCCGATTTCGCCGCCTTCCTCGCCAGCACCACCGATACGCCCATGCTCGGTGACCAGCTCGCCGATCGGGGTGATGACTGCTGCGGTACCGCAGGCGAAGACTTCGCTGATCTCGCCGGAGTTGACCCCCTCGCGCCACTCGTCGATGCTGATGGGGCGCTCCTCCGGGGTCAGCCCGGCATCGCGGCCCAGCTGCAGGATGGAATCCCGGGTGACGCCCTCGAGAATGGTGCCGGTCAGCGCGGGGGTGACCAGACGGCCATCACGATAGACGAAGAACAGGTTCATGCCGCCGAGTTCCTCGACCCATTTGTTTTCGACCGCATCCAGGAAAGCGACCTGATCGCAATCGTGGCTTTCGGCTTCCTGCTGGGCGGCCAGCGAGGCAGCGTAATTGCCACCGCACTTGGCGTAACCGGTGCCACCCGGCGCAGCGCGGTTATAGTTCGAGGAGAGCCAGATCGATACCGGCTTGACGCCACCCTTGAAATAGGCAGCGGCTGGCGAGGCGATGACATAGTAGTCGACTTCCTTCGACGGTTTGACGCCGAGGAACTTCTCGCTGGCGATCATGAAAGGGCGCAGATAGAGGCTGGATTCCTCGGCCTCGCTGGCCGGCGTCGGCACCCAGTCGATGTCCTGACGCACCAGGGTGCGCAGTGATTCGATGAAGGTGGCATCATCCAGTTCCGGCAGCGCCAGACGGCGTGCCGAGGCACGAAAGCGCGCGGCGTTCTTCTCCGGACGGAAGGTCCAGACCGAGCCGTCGGCGTGCCGATAGGCCTTGATGCCTTCGAAAATCTCCTGGGCGTAATGCAGTACCGAAGCGGCGGGGTCCAGCGTCAGTGGACCATAGGGCCGCAGCTCACCGCTGTGCCAGCCATCATTTTTCGTCCAGCGGACATGCACCATGTGGTCGGTGAAATAGCGGCCGAAACCGGGATTGGCCAGAATTTCGGCCCGCACGTTGGCCTCGGTGGCCTGGGTGGTCGGGCGGATGTCAAAAGCTGGGGTGGTCACTGCATCTTTCTCCATTGCCGGGCAGATGCCGAAGCGATGAGGACTCCGGCCAATCCGTTCAGAATGACACAAGGCATTGCATGCGGGGAAGCTCGCCCCGACAGCGGGGCGAGACAGTTACCCGATTACTCGCCGGATTGCCGCTCGGCGCAATCGAGCAGGTACTGCGACAACAGCCCTACCGGTCTTCCGGTGGCGCCTTTCTTGCCATTCCATGCAGTACCGGCAATGTCGAGGTGGGCCCAGGGCCATTCACCGACAAAGCGTGACAGGAAGCAGCCTGCCGTAATGGCGCCGGCCTTGCGCCCGCCTATGTTGGCCATGTCAGCGAAAGCGGAGTCGAGCTGGCTCTGATACTCATCCCAGAGCGGCAGGCGCCAGGCGCGATCCCAGGCGGTAGTGCCGGCTTCGGTAATCCGCTCGGCCATGGTGTCCTCGTTGCTCATCATGCCGATGGCGTGAGAGCCGAGTGCAATGACGCAGGCGCCGGTCAGGGTTGCAATATCAACCACCGAGGCCGGCTGATAGCGATCGGCGTAGGCCAGTGCATCGCACAGTGCGAGTCGGCCTTCGGCATCGGTATTGAGCACTTCGACCGTCAGACCCTTGAGGGTGGTCACGATATCGCCCGGCCGCATCGCCTGGCCATCGGGCATGTTCTCGGCGGAGGCGACGATGCCGATGACATTGAGTTTTGGCTTCATTTCCATGAGGGCACTCATGGTACCGAACACCCCGGCGGCGCCGCCCATGTCATACTTCATCTCGTCCATGTCCGCGCCCGCCTTGATCGAGATGCCGCCGCTATCGAAGCTGATGCCCTTGCCGATCAGCACATGAGGCGCTTCGTCAGGATCATCGGCGCCCCGATACTCCATCACGATCAGCCGCGAAGGCTCGGCGCTACCGCGACCCACGGCCAGTAGTGCTCCGGCGCCCATTTCCTCCAGCGCCTGTTCATCGTGTACGGTAACCGTGAGATCGCCGCTGCGTCCCATGGCTTCTGCCTGGGTGGCCAGATAGCTCGGAGTGCAGATATTGCCTGGCAGATCCCCCAGCCGGCGCGCGACATTGATGCCGTTGCCGATGGCAGCGCCAATGTGTACGCCGGTCTCGGCCTGATCGGCTTCACTGGGATCGCTGACCAGCAGGGCAAGCTGGCGCAGCGCGATCGGTTCGCTGCGCTGCGACTTGCATTCATCGAAGCGATAGGCGGCGCGCCGGGCGGATTCGGCGATCATGCGCGCCTTCCAGTCAATACCGCGCGGTCCCAGTTCGGTATCGGTAAAGGCAATGGCCGCTTCTTCGATCGGTAGCTTGAGCAGGGCGCTCATGGCCGCATCGAGTGCGGTACGAAAACGCGCTTCGTTGAGTTTCTCCTGCTCGCCGAAACCGACCAGCAGCAGGCGAGCGGTATTAAGCCCGGGGGCAAACGGAACCAGTTGGGTGGCGCCGAGGTCCCCGGTAAAGTCACCACGTTCGATCAGCTGACCGATCAGCCGCTCGCTGGCGTCGTCGAGCCGTGCCGCCGCCGGAGGCAGATGACTGCCCTTGATGACGGGCACGACGATACAATCGGCTTCCGCGCGCGCCGGATTGACGGTAAGGACTGAAAATTCCATGACGACTCCACAAGACAGGAAAACCTGGATTGGCGATAATGCCGGCGCCGTCGACGCCGGTAACGGCATTGAGGGCCCCTGAAGGCCGATTTGCGCATGATGGCACCAGTTTACGCAATGGTACGCGCTCTTGCATGCCACCAGGCAGAACCGGCAGGCATGATCGACATGAACATCTCCCGGTTGGAGCCGACGCAACGGAGACCCCGGCTTGATCGTTTATCGCTATCTGACCCGTGAAATCCTGACCACCATGGGCGCCGTGACCGGTGTCCTGCTGCTGGTCATCATGGGCAACAAGTTTATCCGTTACTTCAGTGACGTGGCCGAGGGTGACTTCCCGGCCAGTCTGCTGGGTAGCCTGATGCTCTATAACATGCCCAGTTTCGTGCAGCTGATCCTGCCGCTGGCGTTCTTTCTCGGCATCATGCTGGCCTATGGCCAGCTCTACCTGAACAGTGAAATGACGGTGCTGTCCGCCTGCGGCATCAGCCCGCGTTCGGTGCTGGGAGCAACACTCTGGCCGGCGGCACTGGTGGCGATACTGGTGGGGGGCTGCAGTCTCTGGCTGACGCCCTATGGCCTGGCCCACAATGAGGC
This DNA window, taken from Kushneria phosphatilytica, encodes the following:
- a CDS encoding glucose 1-dehydrogenase: MSRTMLITGGSRGIGAATATLAAERGYQVAINYRSDSEAAERVVSEIEQAGGRAIAVQADMAVEADIVRLFDTVDRELGRLDVLVNNAGIIDQVARVDEMSFERVDRMMRVNVTGPFMCAREAVKRMSTKHGGQGGSIINISSAASHRGGSGEYVDYAASKGAIDTFTEGLAKEVAAEGIRVNAIRPGVVRTDIHASGGNPDKPDNSSKGIPMGRAGEAREIAGGILWLASDEASFTTGARLDIDGGV
- a CDS encoding DNA polymerase III subunit chi; the encoded protein is MTRIDFYILPQTTLDARLDFACRLAETIHRKGYRLHIHTEDEAMGREFDERLWNFRFDAFVPHALLGEAGEPPAPVTIGWQDTPEPGIEALLNLHPQIPAWFSRFERVAEIINQHQGILNAKRECWQTYKSRGYSVQAHHIEG
- a CDS encoding leucyl aminopeptidase produces the protein MEFSVLTVNPARAEADCIVVPVIKGSHLPPAAARLDDASERLIGQLIERGDFTGDLGATQLVPFAPGLNTARLLLVGFGEQEKLNEARFRTALDAAMSALLKLPIEEAAIAFTDTELGPRGIDWKARMIAESARRAAYRFDECKSQRSEPIALRQLALLVSDPSEADQAETGVHIGAAIGNGINVARRLGDLPGNICTPSYLATQAEAMGRSGDLTVTVHDEQALEEMGAGALLAVGRGSAEPSRLIVMEYRGADDPDEAPHVLIGKGISFDSGGISIKAGADMDEMKYDMGGAAGVFGTMSALMEMKPKLNVIGIVASAENMPDGQAMRPGDIVTTLKGLTVEVLNTDAEGRLALCDALAYADRYQPASVVDIATLTGACVIALGSHAIGMMSNEDTMAERITEAGTTAWDRAWRLPLWDEYQSQLDSAFADMANIGGRKAGAITAGCFLSRFVGEWPWAHLDIAGTAWNGKKGATGRPVGLLSQYLLDCAERQSGE
- a CDS encoding branched-chain amino acid aminotransferase; the encoded protein is MTTPAFDIRPTTQATEANVRAEILANPGFGRYFTDHMVHVRWTKNDGWHSGELRPYGPLTLDPAASVLHYAQEIFEGIKAYRHADGSVWTFRPEKNAARFRASARRLALPELDDATFIESLRTLVRQDIDWVPTPASEAEESSLYLRPFMIASEKFLGVKPSKEVDYYVIASPAAAYFKGGVKPVSIWLSSNYNRAAPGGTGYAKCGGNYAASLAAQQEAESHDCDQVAFLDAVENKWVEELGGMNLFFVYRDGRLVTPALTGTILEGVTRDSILQLGRDAGLTPEERPISIDEWREGVNSGEISEVFACGTAAVITPIGELVTEHGRIGGAGEEGGEIGKRLRKQLLDLQYGRAEDTHGWLTRLA